The Longimicrobiaceae bacterium region AGCAGGGAGCGGCACTCACCGTGGTGGACGTCGCCACCGGCGAGGAGGTGCGTATCCGCCTCCCCCGGAACTTGCGCGCGCCGGACTGGCGGCCGTGAGGCCCGCTCTCCGGCCGCGGCGCCGGTTCGTCCGCCGGTGACGGAGCCTGGAAGGGCGCGGAAGGCATGAAAGCGGAAGAGCGCGCCGGGAGATTCCCCGCCGCGCTCTTTCGCATCTGTCGATCTTCAACCGCCGTCGGGAGATGCGAGGCCGTGCATCGCCCGTCCTCGCGCCGTTCATCTCCGTCGAAGCCGATCTTCCGGCATTCGGTAGATGGTTGCCAGTCGGTGCCCGTTCGCGGTGGAAAGTGTTGCGGATGCGATGAATCGCACCCCTACGATCCGCGGCACCATTTAGGACGGAGCCGACGTCGCGGGATCGTCCGCGAAGGCGGACTTTGCGCTTCTAGTGCCGCGGTTCCAACCGCCAGCCGCGACCTACTCGGCCGCAGCGGGGATCACGGGCGCTGTGCGGGCGAGGCGGACGACGGCGACGCGGCGCTCGTCGGTCTCTTCCACGCGCAGCTCCATCTCGCCGTCGCGGCCGGGGGCCTGGACGACGTCGCCCACCACGGGCACGCGGCCCAGCGCGCCGAAGATGTAGCCGCCCAGCGTGTCGAAGTCCTCTTCCGGAAGCTCCAGCCCGAGCTGCTCGTTCACGTCGCAGATGCTGGTGCCGCCGTCGATGAGCACGTCGCCCTCGGGGGTGCTCTCGAAGTCCGGCTCGGCCTCGTCGTACTCGTCGCGGATCTCGCCGACGATCTCCTCCAGCAGGTCCTCCATGGTCACCAGCCCGTACGTGCCGCCGAACTCGTCGAGCACCACGGCCAGGTGCACGCCGTTCTCGCGAAGCTCGGCGAGCAGGAAGTTGACGGGCTTGGTGTCGGGCACGAAGAACGGCTCGCGCATCACCGCCCGCACGTCGAACGGCGGGTCGGCCGCGGCGCGCCGGTTGAGCACGGGCAGCAGGTCCTTCACCAGGAAGACGCCGACCACGCTGTCGATGGTGCCCTCGTAGACGGGGATGCGCGAGTGGCCCTCCTCGGTGGCCACGCGGATCAGCTCGTCGAGCGTCACGTCCACCGGCACGGCCACCATCTCGGTGCGTGGCGTCATCACCTCGCGCGCCACGGTGCCGGAGAACTCGAACACGCCGCGCAGCATCTCCCGCTCGCCGTCCTCCATGCTGGTCTGTTCCGCGCCGCCCTGCACCACCAGCGTGCGGATCTCCTCGGGCGTGCGCACCAGCGGCTGGAAGCTGGCGGAGTCCACGCCCACCACCCGCAGCACCACGCGAACCACCACGTTCAGCACCGCCAGCACGGGCGAGAGCACGACCCGCAACGCCCCCAGCACCGGCACCGACACGCGCGACGCGATCCACTCCGCGCGGTTCACGGCCACCAGCTTGGGCACCTGCTGCCCCAGCGTGGCGTGCAGCAGCGCGGCGGCGACCAGCGCCACCACGGCCGCGATGAGGGGCGACGGACCGAGGTCGATGCCGGCTACGACGGCGCGCGGCCCCCACGCGGGAACCAGCCACCCGCGCGCGACTCGCAG contains the following coding sequences:
- a CDS encoding hemolysin family protein — encoded protein: MALSLIAANALLAAAEFSLIAVRRTRIEQTARLGDRRAARVIPALDGLENLAFAAQVGRSLASVLLGWCALRVARGWLVPAWGPRAVVAGIDLGPSPLIAAVVALVAAALLHATLGQQVPKLVAVNRAEWIASRVSVPVLGALRVVLSPVLAVLNVVVRVVLRVVGVDSASFQPLVRTPEEIRTLVVQGGAEQTSMEDGEREMLRGVFEFSGTVAREVMTPRTEMVAVPVDVTLDELIRVATEEGHSRIPVYEGTIDSVVGVFLVKDLLPVLNRRAAADPPFDVRAVMREPFFVPDTKPVNFLLAELRENGVHLAVVLDEFGGTYGLVTMEDLLEEIVGEIRDEYDEAEPDFESTPEGDVLIDGGTSICDVNEQLGLELPEEDFDTLGGYIFGALGRVPVVGDVVQAPGRDGEMELRVEETDERRVAVVRLARTAPVIPAAAE